TTCGCTATTCCTGACTCATGGAGCATAGTTGTTGAAAAGGTGGAAAGTGTTTTTTGTACTGGCTGTTTTCGCAAAGATTGTGGCTGTTCGAATAAGAAGGAATCCCTTGACTTCTATGACTTCGAGCTCTTTTCCTAATGAAAAATTCTTCATTTCTAGATAAAAAGGAAGAAATCAATCGAAAAAACCCTACTGCCTGTTTTTTCTTTGTGTCAAGAGCAACAATATATACGAAAAGAGCCTAATTTAAAGAGTACAATAAATGAACCTTAAATCAAATATAGAATATCAGATATGAAAGATTTTTTATTTGGAACAATCAACATGGAAATTGAGTATAAAAATAAATACCAATAAATATTTATTAAAACACTATTGATTTGATGGCTTGTCTATTTTTAGTAGGCAAACGCCTTATTATCTGAATTATTTGTAAATAATTCAGATTCTCTGCATAGTATAGAGTAATTAGATACTAAGTCATTCGAATAGAGTAAATTATTAGACACTCGAAATAGTTTATGCAGACATGAAAATAGTGTGAATGTATAAAGGAGGGGAATGTGTTGAGTAATTCGGATAATCATCAGTTTGTGATTTCTCAGGAAGACTGGTCCCTCCACCGAAAAGGCCACGATGATCAAACACGACACCAAGAAAAAGTACAAGAGGCGATCAAGAATAATCTTCCTGAGTTAATTACCGAAGAAAGCATTGTCATGTCAAACGGGAAAGATGTCGTGAAGATACCGATTCGTTCGCTGGATGAATATAAAATACGTTATAGTCATGATAAAAATAAGCATATTGGCCAAGGGGATGGGGAAAGTCAAGTAGGAGATGTTGTGGCACGGGATGGATCAGAGTCACAAAAAGGTCCAGGAAAAGGTCAAGGAGCTGGCGATCAGGCTGGAGAGGATTATTATGAAGCTGAAGTATCCATGCTTGAGCTTGAAGATGTGTTGTTTAGTCAGTTAGAGCTTCCAAATTTAAAGAAAAAAGAACAAGATGTTATCACAGTCGAGCACATAGAGTTCAATGATATACGAAAAACAGGTCTTATGGGGAATATAGATAAGAAGAAAACGATGAAATCAGCCTTTAAACGAAATGCTTTGACAGGTAAACCTGGCTTTCATCCAATTCGTCAAGAGGATTTAAAATTCCGTACTTGGAATGAAGTGTTAAAACCTGAATCAAAAGCAGTTGTACTTGCTATGATGGATACTAGTGGCTCAATGGGCGTATGGGAGAAATATATGGCTAGAAGCTTTTTCTTCTGGATGACAAGGTTCCTCCGTACAAAGTATGAAACTGTAGAAATTGAATTTATTGCCCATCATACGGAAGCAAAAGTTGTATCCGAAGAAGATTTCTTTTCTAAGGGTGAAAGTGGTGGAACGATCTGTTCTTCGGCTTATCGAAAGGCGTTAGAAATTATCGACACAAACTATTCACCTGATCGATATAACATCTATCCTTTTCATTTCTCTGATGGGGATAACTTAACCTCTGATAATGCAAGATGCCTAAAATATGTTGAAGAACTAATGAAAGTGTCAAGTATTTTTGGATACGGTGAGGTAAATCAATACAATCGTCACAGCACATTAATGTCGGCTTATAAAAACATCGATGATGAGCTATTTCGCTACTTTATTTTAAAGAAAAAGGCAGACGTATTTCATGCAATGAAGAGTTTCTTTAAACAAGAGGAAGAGAACCAGTTGTATGCATGAAAAAAACCAGCCGAAGAGGCTGGTTTTTTTATGAGGCTGTTTTCGCAAAAGTTATTGATTTTCGAACCAGTCCATAAACGGTGATATAACTTTGCTTCGGGGCATCATTCCTCTGTTATTGCCGAATATAAATAACAAAATGATGGATTAAATCTAAAATTTGCTGAAATAGCAACAATATATAGGAGCATAGCCTGATAAGAAGAACATACATCAAGCATTAGGTTGGATTTGATAAGTCTTGTGTATCTATTTAAACGCAATCTCTAAAGCCAGTAATTTTATCGATTTAATAGGGAGACTGCATTCGTATAAGTATTAAAA
Above is a genomic segment from Bacillus sp. 2205SS5-2 containing:
- the yhbH gene encoding sporulation protein YhbH — translated: MSNSDNHQFVISQEDWSLHRKGHDDQTRHQEKVQEAIKNNLPELITEESIVMSNGKDVVKIPIRSLDEYKIRYSHDKNKHIGQGDGESQVGDVVARDGSESQKGPGKGQGAGDQAGEDYYEAEVSMLELEDVLFSQLELPNLKKKEQDVITVEHIEFNDIRKTGLMGNIDKKKTMKSAFKRNALTGKPGFHPIRQEDLKFRTWNEVLKPESKAVVLAMMDTSGSMGVWEKYMARSFFFWMTRFLRTKYETVEIEFIAHHTEAKVVSEEDFFSKGESGGTICSSAYRKALEIIDTNYSPDRYNIYPFHFSDGDNLTSDNARCLKYVEELMKVSSIFGYGEVNQYNRHSTLMSAYKNIDDELFRYFILKKKADVFHAMKSFFKQEEENQLYA